In Sphingomonas sp. KC8, the sequence GTTCACGAAGTGGGAATTGTTCTGATAGCGGCGAATGCCTTCGGCGACAGCGATATAGTCGCCTATCGCCGCCGGTGGTCCGCTCAAGGTTGGATCAAACTGCGCCGGGGCATTGCCCGGACCGAAGACCTGCTGGTTCTGGCGATTGTCGGCGTGCAGATACTGATAAGTAAGGCCTATATTGACCGTTTCGACAGGCTGCCAGGCGAGCGACACACGCGCGCTTTCCGTGCGGCTGCGCGATCGCTGATCGCGATTGACATTATAGACCTGGTTGAGGCGGTTGCCATCGACGAGCGCTGCGACGCGCAGCGCAAGCTTGCCGGGGATGAGCGGCACGGAAACGCCGCCCTGGACGTTGTACGCGGCATCATCGGTGGCCGTCGCCTGGATATAGCCATCGACGTCATCGAGGTCGGGGCGTCGTGTGCGGATGGTGATCGCACCTGCTGGTGACGTGCGTCCACGCAGGGAGCCTTGCGGCCCGCGGAGCACTTCGATCTGTTCAATATCGTAGATCGCGGTGAAGGCGGTCTGGGCATCGATCGGAATATCGTTGAGGTAGAGGTCAACCGCTGGCGAAGTACCCTGATCCGGGTCGAATGCAATTCCACGCAATGTTGCGGTGTTGTTGCGTCCTGCGGTGTTGGTCAGTTCAAGGCTGGGGGCGAGTTGCTGAACGTCTTTCGCGTCGAAGATGTTCAGTTTTTCGAGCTTGTCACCGGTGGCTACGTCAATGCTCATCGGCACGTCTTGCAGGAGCTGTGCGCGTCGCGTTGCGGTGACGACAATCTCGTTGATTTCACCGGCGGCCGGTTGCGGCGCCGTCTGCGCGGCGGCAGTGCCGGCCAGTATCGACGAACTCGCACAAAGTGCTGCCATAAAAGCATGTTGCTTTCGGAAATTCATTCGAACCTCTCCCCTTCGTTGATGGCCCGCCACCGCTTCTTTTGCCGCGTCTGCGGCCGGAGGTTTGGCGAATCCAAGGTTGAACTATGCCGTGATGATCAGAATGTAACAATAAATAATCTTATATGATCATATTCCATCGTTTGTTGTCAATTCGGGCGGGTGGCTGCCTGCTGGTCCCGCCGTCAGCCCGAGCATTGCGCGGGCCATCCCGCGCACCGCTCGGGCGCGCACCTAAAAATCGAGCTCGAAATTTTGATCGAAGCGAACCAGCCGATGGGAGATTTTCCATCCCGTGCCGGTCTTGATGAGCGTGTCGCGCATGCGGCCGCTGGTCACGATCTGGGCGGTGAGCGGTGTTGCGCCGGCATTCGCGTTCACGAAGCTATAGTGCGCAACGGCGGCGCCGTCGGCTTCTTCGACGAATAGGTTGAAATTATAGTGGCGGTTCTTGCCGCTGGTCTGTGCGTCGGAATCCTGCGCATGCTTGATCTGCGCGGGAATGCCTTCATATTTTATCGAAAAGCCTTCCAGTTCCGTGACGATTTCGGGCAGGTACAGGCTCTCAAGCCCGGCCCAGTCGGCATAATCCGAATAATGGGCGAACCGTGCGATCAGCTCGGCAACCGCTATTTTGTCTTCGACCGTCAATTTGGTCATCGTCTTGATCTCCCCTTTGGTCTTCGCTGGTTGTTCAGGCCGAGAGGCGAGCGGGCACGACGCCCGCGCGTTCACAGGCAAGGTCCAGCAAGGCGGAATAATCTTTGGTCGCAAACGGCGTGGCGCGCGCGCCGCCGTAGACCGCATGGGCGGCGGCCCCCACGGGCAGGCCGACGCGCTGTTCGGCAGCGGCGGTCATCGCCAGCGTCATGTCCTTGAAGGCAAGATCGATGGTGAAGCCC encodes:
- a CDS encoding nuclear transport factor 2 family protein — protein: MTKLTVEDKIAVAELIARFAHYSDYADWAGLESLYLPEIVTELEGFSIKYEGIPAQIKHAQDSDAQTSGKNRHYNFNLFVEEADGAAVAHYSFVNANAGATPLTAQIVTSGRMRDTLIKTGTGWKISHRLVRFDQNFELDF